The Archocentrus centrarchus isolate MPI-CPG fArcCen1 chromosome 7, fArcCen1, whole genome shotgun sequence genome window below encodes:
- the LOC115783105 gene encoding uncharacterized protein LOC115783105 produces the protein MTASDSGMYRFGLGNSSAPDSYSNFNVRVSNDFHKNSKFIRAETEGEQIQFGCANAKHGTRKFLCKNPCNNEGNVLIDTTNEKAENGRYRIEYRAGSAFGLYAAITQLTEADTGQYRCGYGNPLTPDSYHTEDIVVIGDSNPAASTPPTTQTQSFTSGSSKRSSDCPDSSLFLAVRLSLVGVLLLSVFLLLMYICKIRRNAGLNTRENPDDTNMEVREPSPGCWTCGEVVEG, from the exons ATGACAGCCTCTGACTCAGGAATGTACCGGTTTGGTTTGGGCAACTCTTCTGCTCCAGATTCATACTCTAACTTTAACGTCAGAGTTTCAAATG ACTTTCATAAAAACTCCAAATTCATCCGTGCAGAAACTGAAGGAGAACAAATACAATTTGGatgtgccaatgccaaacatgGAACGAGGAAGTTCCTTTGTAAGAATCCATGTAACAATGAAGGGAACGTTCTCATTGACACAACCAATGAGAAAGCTGAGAATGGCAGATACAGAATTGAATACAGAGCAGGATCTGCATTTGGACTGTACGCAGCTATCACACAGCTGACCGAGGCTGATACTGGACAATACAGATGTGGTTATGGCAACCCTCTGACTCCAGATTCATACCACACTGAAGATATTGTTGTCATAGGTG ATTCAAACCCAGCAGCCTCCACACCACCAACAACACAGACTCAAAGTTTCACTTCCGGAAGCTCCAAACGTTCTTCAGATTGTCCTGACTCCTCGTTGTTTCTGGCTGTGCGTCTGTCCTTGGTTGGTGTTTTGctgttgtctgtttttctgctgctcATGTACATTTGTAAGATCAGGAGGAACGCTGGACTGAACACCAGAGAAAATCCAGACGACACAAACATGGAG